Genomic window (Gelria sp. Kuro-4):
AGAAGGTGAAGTACAAGCTGCCGGTTACCATTACGCCGTTAGGTAAGAAAGAGTACATGGTTGAAACATGGTTCGACGCGCAAGTTTCCGCCGCAGCTTGTTGAAGCGGTGGCGAAAGATCTCGGCGTTTCACCCGAAGAATTTCTATCCTGGTATGATGGTATTGAAGGCATGGAATAGCTTCGCATGCTTATGGAGGAGGGATGCTTATGGTTGCTGTACATCCCGGCGTCTTCCGCGAATACGACCTGCGCGGCCTCGCCGCCACAGAACTTACCCCCGACTGGGTGCGCGCCTTCGGCGGCGCGCTTTCCCGTTACTTCCGCCGCCATGGACTCACCACCGTGCTTGTCGGCCGCGACAACCGCTTAAGTTCCACCCCCATCCGCGACGCCCTCGTCGCGGGCCTCACCGCCGCCGGCCTGGACGTGGTGGACATCGGCACCGTCACCACCCCGCTTTTTTATTTTGCCCGCATCCACCTCGACATCGATGCCGGCGTGATGATCACCGCCAGCCACAACCCGCCCGAGTACAACGGCTTCAAAATCGCCCGCGGCCCCGCCACCATTTACGGCGCGGAAATCCAGGAGCTCAGGCGCATCTTCGCCGCCTACATAGATGAGCTCCAGCCCGCCCCGGCCCGCGCCGGCCAGCCGGCTCCGGGAGCTGCCGCTGCCCCCGCACCTGGCGCGGCCGCGCACCCCACCGCGCCCGCCCCGCGCCCCGGCACCGTCCGCAGCGTGGACGTTGCCCCCGCCTACCTCGCCATGCTCGCCGGAAAAATAAAGCTCGGCCCGCGCCGCCTTAAAGTGGCCGTGGACTGCGGCAACGGCACCACCAGCTTCTTCGCCGCCGAGTTTCTCACGCGCCTCGGCTGTGAGGTGCTGCCCCTTTACTGCGAGTCCGACCCCACCTTCCCGCACCACGCCCCCGACCCGGTAAAGTCCGCCAACCTCACGGACCTGCGCGCCCTGGTCGCCCGCTCCGGAGCGGACCTGGGCCTCGGCTTCGACGGCGACGGCGACCGCCTGGGCGTCGTGGACGAGCAGGGCAACATCCTCTGGGGCGACCAGCTCATGATCCTCTTCTGGCGCGAGATCCTCCCGCGCCACCCCGGTGCCACCGCCCTGGTGGAGGTGAAGTGCTCCCAGGCCCTGGTGGACGAGATCCGCCGCCTGGGCGGCCGCCCCGAGTTCTCCCGCACCGGCCACTCCCTCATCAAGGCGCGCATGCGCGAGATCGGCGCCGTGTTCACCGGCGAGATGAGCGGCCACCTCTTCTTCGCCGACGAATACTACGGCTACGACGACGCCTTTTACGCCGCCGGGCGCCTGCTGCGCATCCTCTCGCACACCGAAAGGCCCCTTTCCGCGCTCCTGGCCGACGCCCCGCGCTACTACAGCACCGCCGAGACCCGCGTTCCCTGCCCGGATGAGGATAAGTTCCGCATCGTCGCCGAGCTTACCCGCCGCTTCAAGGAGCGCTACAACGTGGTCGACGTGGACGGCGCCCGCGTCCTCTTCCCCGAGGGCTGGGGCCTCGTGCGCGCCTCCAACACCCAGCCCGTCCTCGTCGCCCGCTGTGAGGGCAAAACCCCCGCCGCCCTGGCCGCCATCTGCGCCGCCGTGCAAGACGCCCTCGCCGCCTTCCCCGAAGTGGGCGAGTTCGAATGGGAATACTAGGATTGCCGCAAAGTACCTACCGTGATAGAATCAAACCGGCCGAACACGGGAGGTGGCGGACATGCGTCAGGTTATCCTTTATCCTGGTGAAGATGGCTGGTGGGTAGTGGAGTGCCCGAGCCTTCCCGGCTGCGTGAGCCAGGGTAAGACAAAGGAAGAAGCCCTGCGCAATATTCGCGAGGCCGGCGGAGCCTATATAGAAGCATTGGAGCAGGATGGTTTACCCGTTCCGCAAGAACGGTTTGATGTCATGGTGGTTGCAGTATGACTGCACTACCTGAGTCTCCAGTGCCGACTGTGCCAGCGCGCTCTGCAAAGTCGGGTTTCGCGCAGTTCGCCAGAAAGGAAGTCATGTTGTACTGCGCCGGGATGACCCGTTTGCACAAACGGTTGTGCCGAAGCATCTCGAGCTCGACCGGGGGACATTGAAGGCGATTCTCAGGCAAGCTGGGCTAACGGTCGAAGAGTTCTGTCGACAGTTATAGGATGACGTATTGGAGGCTAATATTAGCCGCCAAGGGTTTACTTTTTCTCTGAAACTGGTACAATAAAGGCAGAAGGCTTCTGAGAGCGAAGCCTTCTGCCGGAGGGTGTTGCAGCCCGAGGCAGCTGGAGTTGGCTGACGCTAGTTACAAGCTAGCGTCCCTTTTTTAGGTACCACCGTAGCAATTGCAGCAGTGAGAGCGCAACTATAGGCGCGATTACCACCGACATACTGCCAACATGCAGTTCCATCCTCCCACCCCCTTCCAAGAGCATTACTGCTCCTGAGCCACAACACCCGATGGCAGGTGTGGAGGATGGAACCAACTGCCTGAACTGCCGGGTTATTCCCGTCCAGATTCATTATACAGACGCATAGAACATAAGTGCTAGAGATTTTTGGTTGCCGGCGCCGCCGGCTTTTTCTTTTGCTTCCCGGCAGGAAAATCCCTCCGCCTGGCGAAGATCCTGGAGAAAGTGACAATTTCCCGGGAAATAAGTAAAACCTGCGCGAAAGGAGCCGCCTTCATGTCGCACCCTGAGCCCCGCGTGCGTAAGGCCATCATCCCCGCGGCCGGCCTGGGCACCCGCTTCCTGCCCGCCACCAAGGCCCAGCCCAAAGAGATGCTCCCCATCGTGGACAAGC
Coding sequences:
- a CDS encoding type II toxin-antitoxin system HicB family antitoxin — translated: MRQVILYPGEDGWWVVECPSLPGCVSQGKTKEEALRNIREAGGAYIEALEQDGLPVPQERFDVMVVAV
- a CDS encoding phosphomannomutase/phosphoglucomutase; translation: MVAVHPGVFREYDLRGLAATELTPDWVRAFGGALSRYFRRHGLTTVLVGRDNRLSSTPIRDALVAGLTAAGLDVVDIGTVTTPLFYFARIHLDIDAGVMITASHNPPEYNGFKIARGPATIYGAEIQELRRIFAAYIDELQPAPARAGQPAPGAAAAPAPGAAAHPTAPAPRPGTVRSVDVAPAYLAMLAGKIKLGPRRLKVAVDCGNGTTSFFAAEFLTRLGCEVLPLYCESDPTFPHHAPDPVKSANLTDLRALVARSGADLGLGFDGDGDRLGVVDEQGNILWGDQLMILFWREILPRHPGATALVEVKCSQALVDEIRRLGGRPEFSRTGHSLIKARMREIGAVFTGEMSGHLFFADEYYGYDDAFYAAGRLLRILSHTERPLSALLADAPRYYSTAETRVPCPDEDKFRIVAELTRRFKERYNVVDVDGARVLFPEGWGLVRASNTQPVLVARCEGKTPAALAAICAAVQDALAAFPEVGEFEWEY